A region of Necator americanus strain Aroian chromosome I, whole genome shotgun sequence DNA encodes the following proteins:
- a CDS encoding hypothetical protein (NECATOR_CHRI.G1660.T2), with amino-acid sequence MLLTTCRSTLYKQGQYVGKIREYFYYINHEGMLFLDDSRAKNFTSAYKDVDFLNFFYKQLRTNNSDRFADSFPYVSLCGRERNYLRCDDRPIVFTEILDEGKVLRIGQSARTYPFEPTSLSMLSNGRLYHKSPFGNYGLIMSKTADMLFPLFVFDEHGYPFNFRWKGKTYVLTNEIRRLVEP; translated from the exons ATGTTACTTACAACTTGTAGAAGTACATTGTACAAACAAGGGCAATACGTAGGGAAAATCAG AGAGTACTTCTATTATATCAATCACGAAGGGATGTTGTTCTTAGACGATTCTCGAGCCAAAAACTTCACATCCGCATATAAAG ATGTGGActtcttaaatttcttttataaaCAACTACGGACTAATAACTCGGATCGCTTTGCA GACTCTTTCCCGTATGTGAGTCTCTGCGGTCGAGAACGAAATTACTTGAGATGTGATGATCGGCCAATtgtttttacagaaattctTGATGAAGGGAAGGTTTTACGTATTGGACAGTCAGCGAGGACCTACCCATTCGAA CCCACTTCTTTATCGATGTTGAGTAACGGACGTCTATACCATAAGTCACCATTCGGTAACTATGGTCTTATCATGTCGAAAACGGCGGACATGTTATTTCCTCTATTCGTTTTTGACGAACACGGTTACCCGTTCAATTTCCGTTGGAAAGGGAAAACCTATGTTTTAACCAATGAGATTCGGAGACTTGTAGAACCTTAG
- a CDS encoding hypothetical protein (NECATOR_CHRI.G1660.T1), with protein MGSSSLLEQRQAEDKAAWDAYWKLRDLDSRGTIFPRMRYYAHKAFDAPATWFRETIVEPINNRNRLPYYHRKLTRVPEIDECGVNDKACFFEANEQFRLDKMVDGFILQTLRHRVDRCLNYNDPDLSKCAKVIEDMEENELNFFIKYGELGGEADVRDAYMKQKHRLIWERRHPEIMEERKKALKEHKEKLAKGEFDYSFWKKGMFWQDKKNYEPPYEFYMSKSALEGDKPLSKDWQYYKKVAQDPEFDKQQGKTSEFRMF; from the exons ATGGGATCGAGTAGCTTGCTGGAACAACGACAAGCGGAAGATAAAGCTGCATGGGATGCATACTGGAAATTGCGTGATTTGGACTCACGGGGAACTATTTTCCCTAGGATGAGATACTATGCACACAAAGCTTTTGATGCTCCTGCTACGTGGTTTAGAG AAACAATTGTGGAACccataaataatagaaatcgTTTACCATACTATCATCGTAAACTTACTCGTGTTCCCGAAATCGACGAATGTGGAGTGAATGACAAG GCATGCTTCTTTGAGGCGAACGAGCAATTCCGTCTGGATAAAATGGTGGATGGCTTTATTCTTCAG ACACTTCGTCACCGCGTTGATCGTTGTTTGAACTATAACGATCCTGACTTGTCGAAATGCGCTAAG GTCATAGAAGATATGGAAGagaatgaattgaattttttcatcaaGTACGGAGAGTTAGGAGGAGAAGCTGATGTACGTGATGCGtatatgaaacaaaaacaccgGCTCATATGGGAAAGACGCCATCCAGAAATCATGGAGGAGCGGAAGAAGGCGTTGAAAGAGCACAAG GAGAAATTGGCAAAAGGAGAGTTCGACTATTCGTTTTGGAAAAAGGGCATGTTCTGGCAAGACAAGAAGAACTACGAACCACCGTACGAGTTCTATATGTCGAAGTCTGCTCTTGAAGGAGATAAACCTTTGTCCAAAGATTGGCAATATTATAAGAAG GTTGCTCAAGATCCAGAATTTGATAAACAACAAGGAAAAACGTCAGAGTTCCGTATGTTCTAG